A genome region from Bifidobacterium coryneforme includes the following:
- a CDS encoding LysM peptidoglycan-binding domain-containing protein, whose translation MESRRIRLNARGRLITFLLSVALVFAGLSVGVQHAESTTGPQEVISYTVRPGDTIWSYAASVTPAGGDVSASVDQIMQMNNLSSPRLQVGDRILVPDNQA comes from the coding sequence GTGGAATCAAGGAGGATTCGACTGAACGCAAGAGGCAGGCTTATCACCTTCCTCCTGAGTGTGGCGCTCGTTTTTGCGGGGCTCAGTGTCGGTGTCCAACATGCCGAGTCGACCACGGGTCCCCAGGAGGTCATCTCCTACACGGTTCGTCCGGGTGACACAATCTGGTCTTATGCAGCCTCGGTCACTCCAGCCGGAGGGGACGTCAGTGCTTCGGTTGACCAAATCATGCAGATGAATAATCTGTCCTCTCCCAGACTTCAGGTCGGTGACCGAATACTGGTCCCGGACAATCAGGCCTGA